In Arvicola amphibius chromosome 1, mArvAmp1.2, whole genome shotgun sequence, one DNA window encodes the following:
- the Plekhj1 gene encoding pleckstrin homology domain-containing family J member 1, with protein MRYNEKELQALSRQPAEMAAELGMRGPKKGSVAKRRLVKLVVNFLFYFRPDEAEPLGALLLERCRVAQEEPGGFSISFVEDLSRKYHFECCSQEQCQEWMEALRRASYEYMRRSLIFYRNEIRKMTGKDPLEQFGISEEARFQLNSLSTDGRTACIASQLDVLD; from the exons ATGCGGTACAATGAGAAAGAGTTGCAGGCGCTGTCCCGTCAGCCGGCAGAGATGGCCGCCGAGCTAGGCATGCGGGGTCCCAAGAAAGGCAGCG TGGCCAAGAGGCGGCTGGTGAAGCTGGTGGTCAACTTCCTCTTCTACTTCCGCCCGGACGAGGCCGAG CCCCTCGGAGCCCTGTTGCTGGAACGCTGCAGAGTGGCCCAGGAAGAGCCCGGCGGCTTCTCCATCA GCTTTGTGGAAGACCTCAGCAGGAAGTATCACTTCGAGTGCTGTAGCCAAGAGCAGTGTCAGGAGTGGATGGAGGCTCTTCGCCGGGCCAG CTATGAGTACATGCGACGAAGCCTCATCTTCTACAGGAACGAGATCAGGAAGATGACAGGCAAG GATCCTTTGGAGCAGTTCGGCATCTCCGAGGAGGCCAGGTTCCAGCTGAATAGCCTGTCTACGGATGGGCGGACTGCTTGTATTGCTTCCCAGCTAGATGTGTTGGACTGA
- the Dot1l gene encoding histone-lysine N-methyltransferase, H3 lysine-79 specific isoform X1 gives MGEKLELRLKSPVGAEPAVYPWPLPVYDKHHDAAHEIIETIRWVCEEIPDLKLAMENYVLIDYDTKSFESMQRLCDKYNRAIDSIHQLWKGTTQPMKLNTRPSNGLLRHILQQVYNHSVTDPEKLNNYEPFSPEVYGETSFDLVAQMIDEIKMTEDDLFVDLGSGVGQVVLQVAAATNCKHHYGVEKADIPAKYAETMDREFRKWMKWYGKKHAEYTLERGDFLSEEWRERIANTSVIFVNNFAFGPEVDHQLKERFANMKEGGRIVSSKPFAPLNFRINSRNLSDIGTIMRVVELSPLKGSVSWTGKPVSYYLHTIDRTILENYFSSLKNPKLREEQEAARRRQQRENKSNATTPTKVPESKAASTEAPVDSGPEEEKSGVATVKKPSPSKARKKKLNKKGRKMAGRKRGRPKKMSAANAERKSKKSQSALDLLRSSPPAPPSASPQDAYRAPHSPFYQLPPSTQLHSPNPLLVAPTPPALQKLLESFKIQYLQFLAYTKTPQYKANLQQLLDQEKEKNTQLLDTAQQLFGHCQAQKEEIHRLFQQKLDELGVKALTYNDLIQAQKEISAHNQQLREQSEQLEKDNSELRSQSLQLLRARCEELRLDWSTLSLENLRKEKQALRSQISEKQRHCLELQISIVELEKSQRQQELLQLKSCVPPDDALSLHLRGKGALGRELEADAGRLRLELDCAKISLPHLSSMSPELSMNGHAAGYELCSTASRPSSKQNTPQYLASPLDQEVVPCTPSHSGRPRLEKLSGLTLPDYTRLSPAKIVLRRHLSQDHTGGSKPAASELHPRAEHAKESTLPYQSPSLSNNMKLSPQDPLPASPATSPLTSEKGSEKGVKERAYSSHGETITSLPVSIPLSTVQPNKLPVSIPLASVVLPSRAERARSTPSPGPQPRDSSSTLEKQIGASAHGAGGSAAGSRSLTLAPTGFYAGSVAISGALANSPAPLASGMETAVFDESSGSLFATMGSRSTPPQHPPLLPQPRNSGPASPAHQLSASPRLSVTAQGPLPDTSKGELPSDPAVSDPENEAKRRIVFSIAASSSSKQSPSTRHSPLTSGTRGDSVQSHGQDSRKRSRRKRASAGTLSLSTGVSPKRRALPTVAGLFTQSSGSPLNLNSMVSNINQPLEITAISSPESSLKSSPTPYQDHDQPPVLRKERPLGPTNGAHYSPLTSDEEPGSEDEPSSTRIERKIATISLESKSPPKTLENGGGLVGRKPAPLSEPVNSSKWKSTFSPISDLSLAKAVDSPLQAGSALSHSPLFSFRPVLEEPAAEAKVPTHPRKSFAGSLTAAEGPSPGANPPNGLAFSGGLAADLGLHSFNDGASLSHKGPEVASLSFPSQRSKDSTTETNPFLSRRQPEGLGGLKGEGNAGKESVEALPLCGSADKVALPHGSRAGKGRDRELDFKGGHNLFISAAAVPPGGLLGGPGLVTVASSAGSTTPAAQAARPFLSTFTPGPQFTLGPMSLQANLGSVAGSSVLQSLFSTVPAAAGLVHVSSAAPRLTNSHTMGSFSSGVTGGTVGGVFTHAVPSASAHPFGAGVSSGAVCSSATLGLSPLQAAASTSASSFQAAASVETRPPPPPPLLPPQHLGRPPAGPPVLHAPPPPNVTLPPPPALLASNSEPVLLQSLASLPANKAFLPPSSAASLQPANASLSVKLASLPHKVSRPSFTVHHQPLPRLALAQAAPAAPQANSSGPSAVWVSLGMPPPYAAHLSGVKPR, from the exons GTGTGGGGCAGGTTGTCCTTCAGGTTGCTGCGGCCACCAACTGCAAACATCACTACGGAGTGGAGAAAGCAGACATCCCAGCCAAGTACGCGGAG ACCATGGACCGAGAGTTCAGGAAGTGGATGAAATGGTATGGAAAAAAGCATGCAGAATACACA ctgGAACGAGGTGACTTCCTCTCAGAGGAGTGGAGGGAACGGATCGCCAACACGAG TGTTATATTTGTGAATAACTTTGCCTTTGGTCCTGAGGTGGATCACCAGCTGAAGGAGCGATTCGCAAACATGAAGGAAG GCGGCAGAATCGTCTCCTCAAAGCCCTTTGCCCCTCTGAACTTCAGGATCAACAGCAGGAACTTGAGTG acaTCGGCACCATTATGCGTGTGGTGGAGCTGTCACCCCTGAAAGGCTCCGTGTCATGGACTGGGAAGCCCGTCTCCTATTACCTGCACACTATTGACCGCACCATA cttgaaaattatttttctagtctGAAAAATCCAAAACTCAGG gaggagcaggaagcagctCGGCGCCGGCAGCAGCGAGAGAACAAGAGTAATGCAACCACCCCCACCAAGGTCCCAGAGAGCAAGGCAGCTTCCACGGAGGCCCCCGTG GACTCTGGTCCTGAGGaagaaaagtcaggtgtggcCACTGTCAAAAAGCCATCTCCCTCCAAAGCCCGGAAGAAGAAACTGaacaagaaagggaggaaaatggCTGGCCGGAAGCGTGGACGGCCCAAGAAAATGAGTGCTGCAAACGCTGAGCGCAAGTCCAAGAAGAGCCAAAGTGCACTGGACCTCCTGCGCTCCTCTCCCCCAGCCCCGCCGTCAGCCTCACCCCAGG ATGCGTACAGGGCACCTCATAGCCCGTTCTACCAGCTACCTCCGAGCACACAGCTCCACTCCCCCAATCCGTTGCTGGTGGCACCCACTCCGCCTGCATTACAGAAACTTCTAG AGTCCTTCAAGATCCAGTACCTGCAGTTCCTGGCTTACACGAAGACCCCACAGTACAAGGCCAACCTGCAGCAGCTTCTGGACCAGGAGAAG GAGAAGAACACACAGTTGCTGGACACTGCACAGCAGCTCTTCGGACATTGCCAAGCCCAAAAGGAGGAGATCCACAGACTGTTCCAGCAGAAACTGGATGAG TTGGGCGTGAAGGCGCTGACCTACAATGACCTGATTCAGGCCCAGAAGGAAATCTCTGCCCACAACCAGCAGCTGCGGGAGCAGTCAGAGCAGCTGGAGAAGGACAACAGTGAGCTGCGGAGCCAGAGCCTtcaactg CTCAGAGCCCGGTGTGAGGAGCTGAGGCTGGACTGGTCCACACTGTCTCTGGAGAATCTGCGGAAAGAGAAACAGGCCCTGCGGAGCCAGATCTCAGAGAAGCAGCGACACTGTCTGGAACTGCAG ATCAGCATTGTGGAGCTGGAGAAGAGCCAGCGACAGCAGGAGCTCCTGCAGTTGAAGTCCTGTGTGCCACCAGATGACGCTCTGTCCCTGCATCTGCGTGGCAAGGGTGCCCTGGGCCGTGAGCTGGAGGCCGATGCTGGGCGATTGCGTCTTGAGCTGGACTGTGCCAAGATCTCCCTGCCGCACCTGAGTAGCATGAGCCCCGAGCTCTCCATGAATGGCCACGCCGCTGGCTACGAGCTCTGCAGCACAGCTAGTCGGCCCTCGTCCAAGCAGAACACCCCCCAGTACCTGGCCTCCCCCTTGGATCAGGAGGTCGTACCCTGCACCCCCAGCCACAGTGGCAGGCCTCGGCTAGAAAAGTTGTCTGGCCTAACTTTGCCAGACTACACCCGGTTGTCACCTGCCAAGATTGTGTTGAGGCGGCACCTGAGCCAGGACCACACTGGAGGTAGCAAACCAGCTGCCAGTGAGCTACACCCTCG GGCAGAGCATGCCAAGGAGAGCACCCTTCCCTACCAGAGCCCTAGCTTGTCCAACAACATGAAACTCAGCCCCCAGGATCCACTGCCTGCCTCCCCCGCAACTTCGCCGCTCACCTCAGAGAAGGGCAGTGAAAAG GGTGTGAAGGAGCGTGCCTACAGCAGCCATGGGGAGACTATCACCAGCCTACCTGTCAGCATTCCACTCAGCACAGTGCAGCCCAACAAGCTGCCCGTCAGCATCCCACTGGCCAGTGTGGTGCTGCCCAGCCGTGCCGAGAGGGCG aggagcaCTCCCAGCCCTGGGCCACAGCCCCGAGACTCTTCATCCACACTTGAAAAGCAGATCGGTGCTTCCGCCCATGGTGCAGGGGGCAGTGCAGCGGGGAGCAGGAGCCTCACCCTGGCACCCACAG GTTTCTACGCTGGTTCAGTGGCCATCAGTGGAGCCCTGGCCAACAGCCCAGCGCCTCTGGCCTCTGGAATGGAAACTGCTGTTTTTGATGAGTCCTCTGGCAGCCTCTTTGCCACCATGGGATCTCGCAGCACACCACCACAGCACCCCCCTCTGCTACCGCAGCCCCGCAACTCTGGCCCTGCCTCTCCTGCCCACCAACTCTCGGCCAGTCCCCGCCTGAGTGTCACTGCCCAAGGTCCGCTGCCGGACACCAGCAAGGGGGAGCTGCCTTCTGACCCTGCCGTCTCAGACCCGGAGAATGAAGCTAAGAGGAGGATTGTGTTCAGCATTGCAGCCAGTTCCAGCTCTAAGCAATCGCCTTCTACCAGGCACAGCCCCCTGACCTCTGGCACCCGTGGGGACTCTGTACAGAGCCATGGGCAGGACAGTCGTAAACGCAGCAGAAGGAAGCGTGCATCAGCTGGAACCCTCAGCCTCAGCACGGGTGTGTCCCCCAAGCGCCGGGCTCTGCCAACTGTCGCTGGCCTCTTCACACAGTCCTCGGGGTCTCCCCTCAACCTCAACTCCATG GTCAGCAACATCAATCAGCCCCTGGAGATCACAGCCATCTCATCCCCTGAGAGTTCCCTGAAGAGTTCCCCGACCCCCTACCAGGACCACGATCAGcccccagtgctcaggaaggaGCGGCCCCTGGGCCCGACGAATGGGGCCCATTACTCACCACTGACCTCAGACGAGGAGCCAGGCTCTGAGGATGAGCCCAGCAGTACCCG aattgaaagaaaaattgcAACAATCTCCTTAGAAAGCAAATCTCCTCCGAAGACGCTGGAAAATG GTGGTGGCTTGGTGGGAAGGAAGCCTGCACCCTTGAGTGAGCCTGTGAACAGCAGCAAATGGAAGTCCACTTTCTCACCCATCTCCGACCTCAGCTTGGCCAAGGCCGTGGACAGTCCGTTGCAGGCTGGCTCtgcactgagccacagccccctGTTCTCTTTCCGGCCGGTTCTGGAGGAGCCTGCAGCTGAAGCCAAGGTCCCCACCCACCCAAGGAAAAGCTTTGCCGGCTCTCTGACTGCAGCCGAGGGCCCGAGCCCTGGCGCCAATCCTCCCAATGGCCTGGCCTTCAGTGGGGGCCTCGCTGCAGACCTTGGTTTACACAGCTTCAACGACGGTGCTTCCCTCTCCCACAAGGGCCCTGAGGTGGCCAGCCTGAGCTTCCCATCACAGCGGAGCAAGGATAGTACCACAGAGACTAATCCCTTCCTCAGCAGGCGGCAGCCGGAGGGCCTGGGTGGCCTGAAGGGCGAGGGCAATGCAGGAAAGGAGTCAGTCGAGGCCCTGCCCCTGTGTGGGTCTGCAGACAAAGTTGCACTGCCTCATGGCAGCAGGGCAGGCAAGGGCCGTGACCGTGAGCTGGACTTCAAGGGTGGCCACAACCTCTTCATCTCCGCTGCAGCTGTGCCTCCAGGTGGCCTCCTCGGTGGCCCTGGTCTAGTAACTGTGGCTTCCTCTGCAGGCAGTACGACACCTGCTGCCCAGGCTGCCCGGCCCTTTCTGAGCACCTTTACCCCTGGGCCCCAGTTCACTCTGGGCCCCATGTCCCtgcaggccaacctgggctctgTGGCCGGCTCCTCTGTGCTGCAGTCCTTGTTCAGCACCGTGCCCGCCGCTGCAGGTTTGGTGCACGTGTCATCCGCTGCGCCCCGACTGACCAACTCGCACACCATGGGCAGCTTCTCCTCCGGGGTGACCGGTGGAACCGTTGGAG GTGTCTTTACCCATGCGgtgccttctgcctctgctcaccCGTTTGGAGCTGGTGTCAGTAGCGGGGCTGTGTGTAGCAGTGCCACGCTGGGCCTGAGCCCGCTGCAGGCGGCGGCCAGCACCTCGGCTTCTTCCTTTCAGGCCGCGGCTTCGGTCGAGACTCGGCcgccccctccacctcccctacTTCCTCCTCAGCACCTGGGCCGGCCCCCTGCGGGGCCACCTGTCCTCCATGCACCCCCTCCTCCTAACGTCACCTTGCCTCCTCCACCTGCGctgctggcttctaactcagagCCAGTGCTTCTGCAGAGCCTGGCCTCCCTCCCGGCTAACAAAGCTTTCTTACCCCCCTCCTCTGCCGCTTCTCTGCAGCCTGCTAACGCCTCTCTGTCTGTCAAGCTCGCCTCCCTTCCACACAAGGTCTCCCGCCCCTCCTTCACGGTGCACCACCAGCCCCTGCCCCGGCTGGCCCTGGCGCAGGCTGCGCCCGCCGCCCCACAGGCCAACTCCTCGGGGCCATCTGCTGTGTGGGTTTCCCTTGGCATGCCGCCTCCTTATGCTGCGCACCTTTCGGGGGTTAAGCCTCGATAA
- the Amh gene encoding muellerian-inhibiting factor, producing MQGRPLSPLALLLVAMGAVLQAETLKEELQRAPSARGLIFLEDGIWPPSDPPEPLCLVTLRAEGNRSRIPLKVIGGLDSYEHAFLEAVQESHWGPQDLATFGVCSPDAQAALPVLQHLGAWLGEPGGQQLLVLHLTEVIWEPTLLLKFQEPPSGGAIRWEQALLVLYPGPGPQVTVIGTGLQGTQNLCPTRDTRYLVLAVDFPAGAWSDPGLALTLQPHKEDATLSIAQLQAFLFGSDSRCFTRMTPTLLLLPPTQSSMQPAHGQLDTMPFPPPRLPLEPEDLPHSADPFLETLTRLVRALRGPPTRASHTRLALDPGALANFPQGLVNLSDPAALECLLDGEEPLLLLLSPTAATVGDPTPLQGPASAPWAAGLARRVAVELQAAASELRGLPGLPPAVPPLLSRLLALCPNDSNSPGDPLRALLLLKALQGLRAEWRGREGRGRAGRSVETAAEGPCGLRELSVDLRAERSVLIPETYQANNCQGACAWPQSDRNPHYGNHVVLLLKMQARGAALGRLPCCVPTAYSGKLLISLSEERISAHHVPNMVATECGCR from the exons ATGCAGGGACGACCCCTCTCTCCGCTGGCGCTACTGCTGGTGGCCATGGGGGCTGTGTTACAGGCAGAGACTCTCAAAGAAGAGCTCCAAAGAGCCCCCAGCGCCAGGGGCCTCATCTTCCTTGAGGATGGGATCTGGCCTCCCAGCGATCCCCCAGAGCCCTTGTGCCTGGTGACGCTGAGAGCTGAGGGGAACAGAAGCAGAATCCCGCTAAAGGTAATAGGGGGCCTGGACAGCTATGAGCATGCCTTCCTGGAGGCTGTACAGGAGTCTCACTGGGGACCCCAAGACCTGGCCACCTTTGGAGTCTGCAGTCCTGATGCCCAGGCTGCCCTGCCAGTCCTGCAGCACCTTGGGGCCTGGCTGGGGGAGCCTGGGGGGCAGCAGTTGCTGGTCCTGCACCTGACTGAAG TGATATGGGAGCCCACGCTCTTGCTGAAGTTCCAAGAGCCTCCAAGTGGGGGAGCCATCCGCTGGGAGCAGGCCCTGCTGGTGCTATACCCGGGACCCGGCCCCCAAGTCACCGTCATAGGGACTGGACTGCAGGGCACACAG AACCTCTGCCCTACACGGGACACCCGCTATTTGGTGCTGGCTGTGGATTTTCCAGCGGGGGCCTGGAGTGACCCTGGCCTTGCCCTAACCCTTCAGCCACACAAAGAAG ATGCCACCCTGAGCATCGCCCAGCTGCAGGCCTTTCTGTTTGGCTCTGACTCCCGCTGTTTCACACGCATGACCCCTACCCTGCTGTTGCTGCCGCCTACCCAGTCATCAATGCAGCCAGCGCATGGCCAGCTGGACACCATGCCCTTCCCGCCGCCCAG GCTGCCCCTGGAGCCAGAGGATCTGCCACACAGCGCCGACCCCTTCCTAGAGACTCTCACCCGCTTGGTGCGTGCCTTGCGGGGACCCCCGACCCGAGCCTCTCACACGCGTCTGGCCCTGGACCCTGGGGCGCTGGCCAACTTCCCACAGGGCCTGGTCAACCTGTCGGACCCCGCGGCCCTGGAATGCCTGCTCGATGGGGAGGAACCCCTGCTACTGCTGCTGTCTCCTACTGCAGCCACCGTGGGGGACCCCACGCCGCTGCAGGGCCCCGCCTCTGCTCCCTGGGCAGCAGGCCTGGCACGTAGGGTGGCCGTGGAGCTGCAGGCGGCGGCCTCAGAGCTGCGTGGCCTTCCCGGTCTGCCACCCGCTGTGCCCCCTCTGCTGTCTCGCCTGCTGGCGCTGTGCCCCAACGACTCCAACAGCCCCGGGGACCCGCTGCGCGCGCTGCTGCTACTGAAGGCACTGCAGGGCCTGCGTGCTGAGTGGCGTGGGAGGGAAGGGCGCGGGAGGGCGGGACGCAGCGTGGAGACCGCCGCAGAAGGGCCGTGCGGGCTGCGCGAGCTGAGCGTAGACCTGCGGGCAGAGCGCTCAGTGCTCATCCCTGAGACCTACCAGGCCAACAACTGCCAAGGCGCCTGCGCGTGGCCACAGTCTGACCGCAACCCGCACTACGGGAACCACGTGGTGCTCCTGCTGAAGATGCAGGCTCGCGGGGCTGCCCTGGGGCGCCTACCCTGCTGCGTGCCCACTGCCTACTCGGGAAAGCTGCTCATCAGCCTGTCCGAGGAACGCATCAGCGCGCACCACGTGCCTAATATGGTGGCCACCGAGTGCGGCTGCCGCTGA
- the Sf3a2 gene encoding splicing factor 3A subunit 2, whose protein sequence is MDFQHRPGGKTGSGGVASSSESNRDRRERLRQLALETIDINKDPYFMKNHLGSYECKLCLTLHNNEGSYLAHTQGKKHQTNLARRAAKEAKEAPAQPAPEKVKVEVKKFVKIGRPGYKVTKQRDTEMGQQSLLFQIDYPEIAEGIMPRHRFMSAYEQRIEPPDRRWQYLLMAAEPYETIAFKVPSREIDKAEGKFWTHWNRETKQFFLQFHFKMEKPPAPPSLPAGPPGVKRPPPPLMNGLPPRPPLPDALPPPPPGGLPLPPMPPTGPAPSGPPGPPQMPPPAPGVHPPAPVVHPPTSGVHPPAPGVHPPAPVVHPPTSGVHPPAPGVLPAAPGVLPAAPGVHPPAPGVHPAAPGVHPAAPGVHPPAPGVHPAAPGVHPPAPGVHPPPSAGVHPQAPGVHPPAPAVHPQAPGVHPPAPGIHPQAPGVHPQPPPGVHPAAPVVHPQPPGVHPSNPGVHPAPMPPMLRPPLPSDGPGNMPPPPPGN, encoded by the exons ATGGACTTCCAGCACAGACCTGGAGGCAAGACTGGGAGTGGGGGCGTGGCCTCCTCCTCCGAGAGTAACCGGGACCGCAGGGAGCGCCTGCGGCAGCTGGCCCTTGAAACCATCGACATCAACAAG GACCCGTATTTTATGAAAAACCATCTGGGCTCCTATGAATGCAAACTCTGCCTGACGCTGCATAACAATGAG gGGAGCTACTTGGCCCACACCCAAGGGAAGAAGCATCAGACTAACTT GGCCCGGCGAGCTGCCAAAGAGGCCAAGGAAGCCCCTGCCCAACCAGCACCTGAGAAGGTCAAGGTGGAGGTAAAAAAGTTTGTGAAGATTGGCCGCCCTGGctacaaag TGACCAAACAGAGGGACACAGAGATGGGCCAACAGAGCCTGCTGTTTCAG ATTGACTACCCTGAGATTGCCGAGGGCATCATGCCACGCCACCGCTTCATGTCTGCCTACGAGCAGAGGATTGAGCCCCCAGACCGCCGCTGGCAGTACCTGCTCATGGCTGCAGAGCCCTACGAAACCATTGCCTTCAAG GTGCCGAGCCGGGAGATTGACAAGGCAGAGGGAAAGTTCTGGACCCACTGGAACCGAGAGACCAAGCAG TTTTTTCTTCAGTTCCACTTTAAGATGGAGAAGCCTCCTGCCCCACCCAGCCTCCCAGCTGGACCCCCAGGCGTCAAGCGGCCCCCTCCTCCACTCATGAATGGCCTGCCTCCTCGCCCACCACTGCCAGATGCCTTGCCCCCACCTCCGCCTggtggcctgcctctgccccctatgCCTCCCACTGGGCCTGCTCCCTCTGGGCCCCCTGGACCTCCCCAGAtgcctcccccagctcctggggtccatcctccagccccagtggtgcacccacccacatcTGGGGTCCATCCCCCAGCTCCTGGGGTCCATCCCCCAGCCCCAGTGGTCCACCCACCAACATCTGGGGTCCATCCCCCAGCTCCAGGTGTGCTCCCAGCGGCCCCTGGAGTGCTCCCAGCAGCCCCTGGAGTGCACCCACCAGCTCCAGGTGTGCACCCAGCAGCCCCTGGAGTGCACCCAGCAGCCCCTGGAGTGCACCCACCAGCTCCAGGTGTGCACCCAGCAGCCCCTGGAGTGCACCCGCCAGCTCCCGGGGTCCACCCTCCCCCATCAGCTGGAGTTCATCCTCAGGCTCCAGGAGTACACCCACCTGCTCCTGCAGTTCACCCTCAGGCCCCTGGGGTGCAccccccagctcctggcatccacCCTCAGGCACCTGGGGTACACCCCCAGCCTCCTCCTGGGGTCCACCCTGCTGCGCCTGTAGTCCACCCTCAGCCTCCAGGGGTTCACCCCTCAAATCCTGGGGTGCACCCAGCTCCTATGCCCCCCATGCTAAGGCCCCCACTCCCCTCAGACGGCCCTGGGAAcatgcctccccctcccccaggcaacTGA